Proteins encoded within one genomic window of Dasypus novemcinctus isolate mDasNov1 chromosome 17, mDasNov1.1.hap2, whole genome shotgun sequence:
- the LOC139436745 gene encoding deoxynucleotidyltransferase terminal-interacting protein 2-like, protein MNNEKNVDFECGTKSYIPESYTSQDKGDSVLLVLSSDESQQSTNSDNEEDTVCFVENGGQKESLSDQDSGNTSCDNALFVIDTTPGLSSDKNFYLEEKDKAGEVTTEEENEQEEEEDEDSEEDLSDNDKNKDELSDEDLLNNTKSKLLKLTSSNIDPGLSIKQLGGLYINFNADKLQSKRTLTQIKEKKKNELLQKTVITPDFEKNYCVPPYSESKLQLQKKRKKERQKTAGGGWFGMKAPELTDELKNDLKALKMRASMDPKRFYKKNDRDGFPKYFQIGTIADNPADFYHSRIPKKQRKRTIVEELLADSEFRRYNRRKYSEIMAERAANAAGKKFRKKKKFRN, encoded by the coding sequence ATGAACAATGAAAAGAATGTCGATTTTGAGTGTGGTACCAAATCATACATACCTGAGTCCTACACATCTCAGGACAAGGGTGATTCTGTTTTATTAGTTCTCAGCAGTGATGAAAGCCAGCAGTCTACAAACAGTGACAATGAAGAGGACACTGTATGTTTTGTTGAAAATGGTGGTCAAAAGGAGTCCCTGAGTGATCAAGACTCAGGAAATACATCATGTGACAATGCATTGTTTGTGATTGACACAACTCCTGGATTGAGTTCTGATAAAAATTTTTACTTGGAAGAGAAAGACAAGGCAGGTGAGGTTACCACTGAGGAAGAAAATgagcaggaggaagaagaggatgaAGATAGTGAAGAAGATCTATCAGacaatgacaaaaataaagatgAGCTCAGTGATGAAGATTTACTAAATAACACAAAGTCTAAACTTCTGAAGTTGACAAGCAGCAACATAGACCCTGGTCTGAGTATCAAGCAATTGGGTGGTTTGTATATTAATTTCAATGCAGACAAACTACAGTCTAAAAGAACCCTAACACAGattaaggagaaaaagaaaaatgagcttCTCCAGAAAACCGTTATTACACCTGATTTTGAAAAAAACTACTGTGTCCCACCATATAGTGAATCCAAGCTTCAACTTCAGAAAAAACGGAAAAAAGAGCGACAAAAAACAGCAGGTGGTGGCTGGTTTGGTATGAAAGCTCCAGAATTGACAGATGAACTTAAAAATGATCTCAAAGCACTGAAGATGAGAGCTAGCATGGACCCAAAAAGATTTTACAAGAAAAATGATAGAGACGGCTTCCCCAAGTATTTCCAGATTGGAACCATTGCTGACAATCCAGCTGACTTCTACCATTCAAGAATTCCcaagaagcaaaggaaaagaactaTTGTGGAAGAACTGTTGGCTGATTCTGAGTTCAGAAGGTATAACCGAAGGAAGTACTCAGAAATCATGGCTGAAAGAGCAGCAAATGCAGCAGGAAAGAAATTccgaaagaagaagaaatttcgCAACTAA